The following DNA comes from Triplophysa dalaica isolate WHDGS20190420 chromosome 10, ASM1584641v1, whole genome shotgun sequence.
TAAGAGTTCattttatgtacagtacatttatgtaaatgaacCGCAAATAGCCAAATGATTAAGATTATCATAACAATACTACTTAAATaaatctcaaaataaatgtgtttgtttataatacaCACAGTGTACGTCAACTTAAACTCTCCATAGTTTCCACAAGGCATACCCATAGCGCACAACTTATCCTATGGCAGGCTGTATGGACATCACCGTTATATGATCGTTTATTGTTTCACGTGCATATTTCTGCACTACTCACAAAAGACGTGACTGAGCACATTCACGGAAAGGGGCTGTCGACCACAGGCTCCTCCCACGCGATGCTTTCCAAGCAGTTTTCCTCTGAATGACAGTGTCTGGGGAAGGGGATGAAAAAGTTGTGTGATTTCTCGCAGCCTCAACGCCGATGAGCAGCAGTTGGAGAACTTCAATCTAACTGAATGGATTGGCATGGGGAGAAGCAGCACCCTCAACCCGGCTAAGCGGCGGCTCTGGGACTGGATTTGTCTTTTAGTGCTTTCTATGTCCTTGCTTCTCCGATCAGGTAAATAAAGTCTTCATCTAATAATCGCTCTTTGTACGCATGCTTGCATCCCGGAGCGCCTgggaaaactttttttttcccAGAGAACTAGTTACACTTTTAAGGAAAGTATCTACACTTTTAATACAAAGTATCTACACTGCATTTCTTAAGGGTAAAATGCGTCTATTATCAAAATGCGACGCGTTTTATTGGGCAGGCCAAAGTTAACGCCACACTGAGTGAACATCGCCTCACTAGAGTTGTGCTGCTAACTCGCTAACTTTAGCAGATCAACCCCCTCCGTGTTTACGAAATGATTCACACTCAACGTTCGTAAAACTTAACACGACTTCGAAACAAAACTCCTAAATTGATTTTACTCTGGTGCATGTTCACAATTTCTCACCTTTTCACGTTAATAATAGTTTGGTCGGATTTGTTGATTATTCGTTGGACAAAACGTTCGCTAACTTGGCTAGCTAGTTACCATATCGTTCGTTGATGTTTACGTCGAAGGACGCGTGTGTGTTAAAAATGGCTAAACTTCTCTATTCTTAGCAACAATAAGCGAAACGTTTTAACGTCGTTTTTCGTTACTCGCGCGCTGCAGACGCATACGTCACTCTGAAAAACACGCGCGTGGGGTTTGTGCAGTTACAGCAGCGCGCGAGTGTCACTTTATTGGAAACaacgattttttttaactaacgCAAGTGTTGTGTAGACATTTCATGATCAATTAAGCTGTTGGAAATATGCAcacaaatgtctttattttttcccGTTTTTGTTTGTACAGTGTGAGTGTTTTGTTAACGCGTTTAAATGAAAAACGTGGATATTTAAAAAACGATGTGCTGACGGGCTTATTGCTTTTGTTTATGCTCTTACTGTACAgcgtgttttatttaaaattgcattGTGCGTCTTATTACattagtttataataaaaactgagCATAATCATAacagaaatacataaacatccagtgacttttgtttttggtgtggaatttctctttatttactTGTGTAGCTGCATTACatcatgtttgttattgttggaTCATTATTTAAACCATGTTAAAAGAGTACAGTAAATATAATCAAGCAGCTTTTATTTTCACACCTTTGTTACATATGTTTATTACTgtttattgtaaacaaaacatttccttgGTTTAGAAGAGGACTAGAAATGTGTTTCTCACTTTCCTCCATGTTAGCAGTGTTATGCAACTTACTAATGATGTcaatatgacaaaaatataatatttgtgtAGCTGTTGAAGAGGATTATTGTAGAGTTTACCTAGAGATCATCAGTTGCCAAGAACTTAAACTCCATTCACCCACCACCAAAAATCAACCCCCCATTTTAAAATGCGTCTAACTAACGTTTCATCATTTTGTTCTTAcgtattgtttttattcttaacAGCGTGCTGCCAAACATGCCGTATTCAGCGTTGTAATGCAGACTACGTGGCCTCATTTTCACCCTCCGGTGGCTTGCAAGAGGAGGTGCTTCCAGATGTGGACTACTGCACGGCACTGAGGGCCTACTCCTTGTGTACCCGTCGGACTGCTCGCAGCTGCAGAGGGGACCTGGTCTACCACTCCGCTGTATTCCGCATCAAAGAGCTCTTTGCACAGCATAACTGCTCCAGCGACGGCCCGACATCGTCGGCCAAAGCACCCAGCACTTCTAGACCGCCCGTGGTGGACGTGTGTAATTATGAAAGTCGGGTGCTTGCATCAGGGCCCTCGGCCCAGCAGAAAAAGTATGGACATTGTGGATTATTCGGGGATCCACACTTGCGGACGTTTCGGGATGAGTTTCAGACGTGTAGGGTGGAGGGGGCTTGGCCGCTTATCCACAACCGATATCTTTCGGTTCAAGTCACAAATGTGCCGGTCGTGGAAGGGTCCAGTGCTACGGCTACCAACAAGGTTAGTTGTATGATTTGCATTTTGGGGTAAGGGTGACTTGGTTTGGAGTTTGGAAACGTCAGGCACTAGGACCTGGCCTACTGGTTTCATTGGAGATCTGAGGTGGATGTAGACTCGCGTCGATacaattttattacatttattgatgAGATTTGGAAAAAAGTTGTGAAAACCTGAAATCCATGCGAAGTGGTGGTCAGTGTTTATCTAAGCCacaactttaataataaaaatgtgaaatgtgatcAAGAATACGATATATTGACAAATCATTTTGTCAATTCTTTTAATCATCTACCAAcagcaaatatttaatttaaaatgtgcaaaaaacactGACTCTCTTTAGATCTCTTTGATATAGTCATCTTCATTTACCACAATCAAAAGTGCATGTAAATGAAATTTACAGCCATTTTTCTTTGCAAGAACGTGTCCCCACACACACTCAAAGAAAATTGATAGCATGAATGAGGTAGACAGTTAGCCCAAACAATGATGTCATTAGAGGGACATTTTTTCTCCTGTTGATGGAAGTGGATATAGACCGTTGAACCGTGGGTACAATGCTTGTCCTAAAGAGAATAAAAGAGCGTCCAGATAACTGTTCTTAAGTTCTTGTCTTACAACACAAGTAGGGAACCAGTAATGAAGATGGATTATTCTCTCTTGCTGTTAATTGTTATGGGGAGAACAACCATAAGGTACTTGGGTAACATGATGGAAGGGAAGGTGATTagaatataatacattttgacagatctaaaaaaacacattttgagcACCAGTTTGCACGAATATGTTATTCAAATACTGATTGATCACAGCATCACGGCTTagatgtttttcaaaaatagtTGAGCACATTTTAAGACTCTTAGTGAACTGAACATCCTTTTGGTTATAGATTAGAAACCAGCAGGCCTCAAGGTATCTCCTCTTGGTTTTTCACAGTTCTACCACTGCCATCATGTGGCGAGTTCTGTTATTTGCTCTGATCCACCAGCAGCAGTTctgttaaaaggatagttcaccctaaaatgaaaattcctacATCTTTTACTCATCCACATGTAACTCAAGTCCAAATCTCCATGACTTTTCTTTAGAAGAGCACAAAATAggatatttaaagaatgtttgtaactaaACAACGCTgactcccattgacttccattgtatcaacacaaaaccagtgagacatttctcaaaatatcttcttttgtgttccacaggagaAAGAATCAttgaaaagttttaaatgacacaagaatgaataaatcatgaTAGAATGTTTTGGGGggataaactattcctttaagttcTTAAACAGTTTACCCTTCGTGTTTGGTTTCCGTGATGTGTTTGGCCTTTTCaacatttcacagacaaggaCACGACTAGTTGAAACCAAAACCCACCCAAACAAAAACACTCTGACAGTATCTAGATAACTGACAACAATTTACTGTATTGCTGAGAGCAATCACTTAACCGTTCCCATTTGATCTCCTCTGTAGATAACAGTCATCTTCAAGTCCTACCATGACTGCACCGAGCAGAAGGTTTACCAGGCCACCACAGAGGACCTGCCTTCAGCATTCCAGGATGGCACGCGCAGCGGTGGTAAAGGAGACAGTCTGTGGATCGTAGAGGGAAGCGGAGGTCTCGGCATCCGGCAGGTGAAGATCCACGCTCGGTACCTGGGCACGTCCATCATCGTTCGCCAAGTTGGCCGCTACCTGACTTTCGCTATCCGCATGCCTGAGGACTTAGCGGAGGAAAACGGTGGCCTGCAGCTGTGCCTGCATGGCTGTCCGCGCAGCGAGGTCATCAAGGCCCACGTGCTCAACCGCCAACAGAGTCTCCGTCCGCCACGACTTACCGGCGGCTGGTTTGGCGGCGGCGATGGCGGCGAGCTGCAGCCGGGCCTCTCGGCACATGTGGACATGCTTGAACGTGCCACTACAAAGTGCAGAGAGATGCTGCAAGTAGAGGACGTTTATTTCCAATCGTGCGTGTTTGATCTTCTCACAACGGGCGATCCGGAGTTCTCCATGGCTGCTTACGGCGCTCTGGAGGATCTGAAGGCACTTCCACCCAGCACTCTGAAACAGAGCTCGCCCAGGACTCCACACATTTTTAACACGGGAACAGTCGTTTCACCATCTGTTTATGTAGCTTTGCTGCTGCTTTTGCTGTTGAATTGAAAGCGCTGGTCGAGGCGACCCTCGAAAACCCTTTTGGAAATCCACGTTGGTCAAGTTTCACACTTAGGTTGATTTAAAACTATAGGCCAGtaagaaaaactgaaaccgCCACTACAGTGCTAAGTGAAAATAGACCCTGAATCCTTGATCTGCCATTTAAACACGCGTTTATCCTTTGGAGCGGGATAATGGTGAAACACTCCAGGCTTTCTGAATGTGAAATCAACCGTGGCCCTCTAATCTGGAAAAGATGAAGGCAGCTAATCTGCATATCCTTTAGATTACAACAGATTCAAGTCTCACCAGAGAGGAGACCTATTATAAGGACATGAAGCTTCTATTGAAAAGTATTAAGAGACAGTGAGAGGTGGCCTAGAGCACACCGTAGTACGCATCTTCCAGGATCACACGAGTTTAGTTGCACTTCACAAGCGTGGAAGGTTATTGAAAATTCATGATATGTTCACGGGATCCAACAACTACTGGAAAACCTACCTATCCATATACTTTTAGGGTTGCTAATATCCATAAACAAGGCTACAAATGTACAGTCACGTCAACCAGACACAAACTGACCTCCTCAAGCTGCTCTGCTTATTATGGTTGAAAGTAAACGAAACAAattctttatataataatatattgaaagagtgtatatatgttttataatgtgtACATTCACCCGTGTATAGATGCTTATGTTTTAAATTGGACGTTTTGAAGCGGTTTCATCTAGCtagatatttttttagtttgtaaGAAGTAACTAATATGTGATGCATTGTATAATCTGTTTTCcatattaaaaaaagagttgTGACAGTATATGGTCTGATTTATGCCATACGTTTCGTGACCAAACAATTTTGCGTTCTCAGATTGTTTTAGGAAGGTTTTTTTGGTTACAAAAAGgaaacattcttaaaattcattcaaaaaatgtattaaaacaacTGGGAACCTGATGCTAAAGTTGGGAGAACGTTTATTTTTTTGCTGGGTATATAGGCTCTTCTACAATTTAGCTCTTTAGtcattaattaaaatgattaaaatcacaaagtaaacatttaaaaggtttATGTTTGAACAGTAAGTTGCCTTATTGATAATTTTGCTGAATGTAAACAAGACTGGTGCAATTCTAGTTAATAGTTTCTTAATAATTCCACGTATAAgtattatatgttattttaaagggTTTATTTGACACGGCTTAacatattattgtttgttttagatgtaatacaatgtgtattcacgatttaaaaaaacgctgtatttccacacaccatgcatgtttgtttctcctctttgccccgcctctctgaaatgcgatgacattttacaaagctcaacgctctgtgtgctatgattggccagttcactagtgcgtagtgattggttgaatactaaatggaaatgtaacgcctcttaccatatttggaacatccaaagcaattgtactgacagataggcccaccttacttgagttTGGATTCAgctggtcttagtcaaatcgtgttATGAACAGACGTAGATTCgccacgaggtgtttcaggcaggtcttggtgagcattcgcttctagataaaaaacatattttttccgaCACTTAAAATTTTGCAATTGTACgtatctaatacatgcatgagcaacttataacacaccaaagaaaagCACGTATTTCCGGCGTATCACCCCTTCAACATTGATTGAGTTccaaatgttttgttatattttgttttaacatgTGTGTAGCGTAGTGTTGTTTACATCCTGCAAAATGGTCTGTAGGCAGCGATTTAGTTTTTATTCCCCTAGACTGGCCAAATGGTTGGTACCATTAGGTTGAGCCCAGTGAACGAAAGCAATTGATATTTGTCCATCAACTGCTTAAAGTGGTCCATATGTGGCGTGTGCGAATACTGCCCGCCCGACGACATCTACAAACCGTTTCCATGGTCCTTATAAAGGATCTTTCAGGCCTCGGGTGAAAACCGGGCTGAAATGACAGGGTCGTGTGACGGAGATTAAAACGTCGTCAGTTTAACCACATTCATCATGCTAAACTAAGCGTTTTCCAGCGCTGCCCTTCTCTTGTACTTCGCACCTCTCGGCACTCCATCACTCTCATGTATTAATGGCGCCCAACGCGAGAAAGAACAAGTCTGGCTGTCAGAAATCATCTTGTACAGGCTTTGGTAATGCAGGCCTGTAGTTAACATGCTGACAGCTACAGTATATGATTCTTATACTTCGGCATAGTGCGTTTTTATTGCCTTTTTACAACATATTTTATGCGTTTTGTCTCGCTACTCCGCGTTTTTTTCTTGCCTTCTCTATGaagctttttaatatttataaataatacagaGCTGCTCTGTTTAAGGTATGTAATGAGGTACATAAACAAACGACAATCCACTTTGTTCTTTGCTCACTTTGAGCTAATAAACAAGGACAATTATTGAGCTAATGAATTAAAGGAAAGCCTCTAGAGTGATTAATATTCACAACGAGAAAATGAACGTGACATTAATAGGATAGCGGGTAAGATAAATAGACAGAACGGGAGATGTCTACACCTTGATTGATAAATTGGTAGATGGATGGCTCTCTTAAACAGCTGTGTTTAAGCACCATTAACATTTACAGTCTCACTGAATACTGTAAGAATTTTTCTTGgggcaaaaaaacacagaaaatgttctttttgtgAATGCCTTTTTATAGTGCCATTGCTGTCTGCAGTATTTTAGTATTACTTTATTCACTCTTTTATTACACACAAGGATTCTATAAACGTGGTACCTCCACATCTCTTTAAGTCTCCAATGCTGCAAACGCATTGCGCTGCGCTCAGGTTCTACACTGTATTTTGTTAATACGTCTGCGCTATAGAACTTTTTAACAAATGCCCCCTCTACACCTCCAAGCCTGGAAAAACCAAGCTTGAAAATTAGGCATCTATATCATAAATCTTGGCAAGTTATGATAATTTGCAATTCACTCCCTCATCAAAGGCAATATTACCCTAATTTATTATCTTCCAGCGTGTGCGGCGCTCGGAGGCCGTGGAGATAAGAGTCTATCAGGAGGAGGattgattttcattaacagATTGTAATAAAGATGAACTGCTAGGACTGCGCGCTGACCAAGAGCCACACTTTATTGTAATTGGGCCAATTTATTTCATGAGCCACTGCCTCCACTTTTTAGGCTCGCCcctttcctctctctcctctctctctctctctccctccctctgttCATCACTGTAATGTTTCAACCACATCCTaattttttcttcatatttcaGCTGCCGGTCAAACTGTGTATTCAACATTTCATGAATCCACCTGCAGATGTGTCCATACAGCATAGACTATCTGATCATTTCATTGTTAGGAATCATTGACATCTATctatctgcctgtctgtctatcaGATTTATCTCTCTGTCTACTGTCTGTGTGTCCAATTTATCTGCTACTCTACCTTGTGTCTATCTTTCTATCCAACTTCTCTGTCTGTTTATATAtctatctgtctttctgtccaatttatctgtctgtctatccatctatccGGTTTGTCTGGCTAgctatgtctgtctgtctatctatctgtctgtctgtctgtctgtctgtctgtctgtctgtctatccatccatccatccatccatctatctatctatctatctatctatcaaaCTTATCTGTCTGTGTATATATCTATATGTCTCTTTGTCCGTCTAatttatgtgtctgtctgtctgtctgtctctctatctctctctctctctctctctctctctctctctctctctctctctctctgtttgtccatctatctatccagtctgtctgtccgtccacCCATCCATCTGTCCAATTTATCGGTCTGCCTCTATCTGTCtatgtatgtctgtctgtctgtctctctctctctccccctccctgTTTGTCTGCCTACCTGTCCATCTATCTATccggtctgtctgtctctctctctccctccctgtttgtctgtctacctgtccatctatctatccggtctgtctgtctgtctgtctgtctctctccctccctgTTTGTCTGTCTAACTGTCCCTCTATCTATCcggtctgtctgtttgtctctctctctccctccctgtctccctgtttgtctgtctacctgtccatctatctatccggtctgtctctctctctccctccctgtTTCTCTGTCTACCTGTCCATCTATCTAtccggtctgtctgtctgtctctctctcccccttccTGTTTGTCTGCCTACCTGTCCATCTATCTAtccggtctgtctgtctgtctctctctctcactccccctCCCTGTTTGTCTGCCTACCTGTCCATCTATCTAtctggtctgtctgtctgtctgtctgtctctctctctccctccctgtttgtctgtctacctgtccatctatctatccggtctgtctgtctgtctgtctctctctctccctccctgtttgtctgtctacctgtccatctatctatctatccggtctgtctgtctgtctctctctctctctgtttgtttgtctacCTGTCCATCTATCTAtacggtctgtctgtctgtctgtctggctGGCTATCCATCAATCCGTCAgtccatctatctatctctccatccatccatccatccatctgtccAATTGATCTGTCTACCTCTCACTATCTATCTATGTCTATCTCACTGTCtcttgctcactctctctctatctgtctgcaTACCTGTCCATCTATCTATCCGGTTTATGTCTATGTTATTTTACtctaaagattttgtgtgatATATACATACAgattaaatttgtattattttcacaAGGGGGTAAGGGCTAGGTTTGGGCAAGAGGATTTGAGACCCAATGTTTTTTCTGCAAAAAGGGCAAAATTTTGAAAATGGATTTCAAAAGATAGCATTTATGTCTAGTTTTTCTCAATACTGGTTCCACCTGTGGATTTGTGGGGTGGCAAAGTTGAAGAGGTGAAACAATGTATGTTGGGTGTAAGGACCAGGGCGCAAATACACTgcatattaaatttaaaattttattgtaaaattgaaaaaaagagagagaaagagagaagccCATTAAGCATTTCTTTTCGATGCATACATTTTTCGAAACATAACCAATAAATAGGCGATTCATAAACAGATTGtagtcataaataaataaataaataaaataaataaataaataatgttaataaattaattGGCAAATCGTTAGATGAGTAGCCATAACAGTAAAACAATGTAAGCAGCAAGTATTCGAGAAATGTCAACAGGATGTTTGGTTTTCAGGCAATTATCTCAGATATATCTTCTCTGtctctaaaagaaaaaaaaagcaCTGTCCGTTTCTGTTCGTGCAGCACCAATCGTATCGCGAGGATCGATGGCGCATCGATCACACGGTGCACTCTTGGAAAatatcaaaagaaaacaaacattaacaagaAACCAAAATCAACTGTAAACAGCATTGTCTCGTCCAGGCTTTAAGATCGGCGCAGTGAGTGCCTGGCTCTCCCACTGCACATTTCACACAGCAAAAATCAATAATCTCGATATATATTTCCTTACGCTTTGTGCTGAGAAAACCAGAACTTTAACATGATCTTTATAAAGCGAAAACCCGACCCTCCCCGCCCACCCACCGACAACACCCCCATAGAATCTAAGAAATGTTCCTGTGCAGCTGCTCCCTAATATACAGATTTCATTTCTATAATAAGCTACTTTCCTTAGCATACAAACCATAGTTAAAGAATCATATTGTTAATATGAGTACCTTTATAAGACTTTAAACCCCCAAAGCTTCCCCCCCATGAGCATGCTCATAGATCAAAGTTCGGCATGAAGacttaaaaaaacgaaatagAAATGCTTTGAAGAGAATCAATGAATAAATGGTCGGAACACAGGTATGAAATGCTGGTGGTGTAGTTTCTTCAGAAGTACCTGTAGTGCAATACCTTGGTTTCTTGTGTAAATGCAATTTGCAGCGTCGACATGTcaccttattttttttttacaaatctagCCACGTTTTTCGTTTGACATGCCTTTCCAATCTTCTTTTTTCTGTAATGATATCATCCTTCAAACTTATTAAACTTCAGGCACTAGTTGCCGTTTTTAATTTGCATTACACTTGCTTTTACATGCAGGCccaatttaatttgattttaataattcacATCTGGCATGGAGAGATTCTCGAAGAAGGCCGCGCAACGTGAGGTTATTAGACCGCAGACGCCCGAAGGCTGCATGTCTGTATGTCAAAGTCTTCTGATATGCCACCACAGGACAGGAGACGGGAGAAATGAAATGGAGAGGGTTCTCCAGAAAAGGCCATTATAACCTGTGAATCGGCGGCGATCCATTTCTGCGTGACCTGAGGGCGAAAAAATGCAGCTCGTCGACGTTAATGTTTCTCGACAGAACCTGTTGACGCCTGCGAGATGAAACATTTAACATAGAGATATATTTTTAGGTAAGACAAACAGGTCAAATACCCACAGTGGAAATCAAACGAGGTCAAAATATGTGCTTTACTGTCCTAGCTGGATTCTAGAGCTCTGTTTATCTGTGAACAGTTATctctatttttgtgtgtttctgtgacgTGTATTAGTTTTGCCATATCTACGAAGGCAGTGCGTTATCGAGAAGTTGGCAGCGACAAGCGTAGCGACAGCATGGGTGCAAACGCAACATTTCGAAAAACTTGAATGAGAAATGCATAGGAATAAACCTTTCAACCAGGAACACTGCATGTTACCTCACCTCTCCTCCTACAGTATTTCAATCAGGGGTGTAAATTACTGAGATCATTTTACTTTGATGTACTACTAGAGCTACTGGTGCGTATTCTCAATAGCCTTTCTAATAGAAAAATCATACTTCCTTCTCCGTACAACTTCATTTAGACCATCAAAgtacatatcgctgctgtccttctgaaaccacCTAACTccatatttcattattataagtcatcCTTTACGTTTGTCACCGGGATTTGCAAACATCTAGCCAAtagaaagtattaaaaagtgcttgttgACTTTtcgacaacacagtatttaatcatttaaaaattactGTTTTTCCATTTAATGAAAAACTGAATATTCGGACATCCGAGGTTTCTGAAGGACAGCGGAGATGTTTTTACTTGCCATTGTGATGTAAATCGTTGTTGAGAAATAGACTTTATTTTGTCTGGCTAACCGAGCTAACAAACCAAATCAGACACTTCAAATTTGACACAGTTTTAAAACCGTCAATCCATTTCAAGGTAAAATGTAAGCAACCACAATCCGAACACGGCAGTGAACATTAAACTATATTCAAATCTCAAAATCCACATGAAGCACAAATTGACTATTTACTTTGTTCACCACAAAACTAGTAATGTGcgctaacaatgcaaccagattCATTTCAGGTCTCGTTCAATTTTTTGTTTCACTCagaaaaacattgcaaaattGAAATCGGTCTTCTTTCAAAGTCACGAAAAGTTTTGATCAAACTTGTTTACTTTTTACAgctatgtaaaatgtttttcaaatctTTGTGGTTAACAATTCAACCATATTGGACACAAAAAGTCTCAATCCGTCATAATTTTAGGGTTCACACTGACTTTGACTTTAGGGTAAATTTTGAGTTGACTTTACCTGGTAAAGTAATGATGACTTTACCTTCTTACAAGttcaataaataacaaacttttacttttaattgttttaGCTAGCTTCTttgaatttcagtttcatcAAATGTGGCACGGTGCCCAAACTTCAACTCAAGTATAATTCCTCAATACTTTTGACACCCCTGATACTGTTTATAGTTAAGATTCCTGTCAGCCTCGCTCGCGTTAGCATTCCGCTATATTTGTGTCTTGTCTGAGAGAAAACCAACAGCTGTGGTTAAGTACACCATAATGTCAGACTCAGTGGCT
Coding sequences within:
- the rgmd gene encoding RGM domain family, member D; this encodes MGRSSTLNPAKRRLWDWICLLVLSMSLLLRSACCQTCRIQRCNADYVASFSPSGGLQEEVLPDVDYCTALRAYSLCTRRTARSCRGDLVYHSAVFRIKELFAQHNCSSDGPTSSAKAPSTSRPPVVDVCNYESRVLASGPSAQQKKYGHCGLFGDPHLRTFRDEFQTCRVEGAWPLIHNRYLSVQVTNVPVVEGSSATATNKITVIFKSYHDCTEQKVYQATTEDLPSAFQDGTRSGGKGDSLWIVEGSGGLGIRQVKIHARYLGTSIIVRQVGRYLTFAIRMPEDLAEENGGLQLCLHGCPRSEVIKAHVLNRQQSLRPPRLTGGWFGGGDGGELQPGLSAHVDMLERATTKCREMLQVEDVYFQSCVFDLLTTGDPEFSMAAYGALEDLKALPPSTLKQSSPRTPHIFNTGTVVSPSVYVALLLLLLLN